The Polyangium mundeleinium genome contains the following window.
GAGGGGGTGGCGACCGCGGACGGGGAGGGGGGCGCCTCGGCGGTCGTGGGGAGGATCGGCGAGGGGACGGGGGCCGGGAGCGGGGAGACGTCGATGACGGGGGGGCTCGCGGAGCCTCGGGGTGGCGTGTCCTCCGTGGTCGGGGTGGGCGGCGGCGTGGGGGGCGCGGCGAGGAAGGCGCGCGCGGCCAGGGCGCTCACGCCGAGCAGGCCCAGGGCGAGGAGCGTGGTGTTGCGAATGCGGCGGGGGGGTTTGTCCGGGGCCGCAGCCGTGCCTCCTGGGGCAGCGCGGGGGGCCGCGGGGGGCGCCGTCAGCGTGACGGCCTCGCGACCGGTCTTCGAGAGGGCGGGGCGATCGGTCGGCACGAGGCGGAGCCGCGCAGGGCCGAGGGGCGCCTGGGCCGGGAGCGGCGTTTCGCCCGCGCCGGTCGTCGTGGGGAAGGACGGCGCCGGCTGGCCGAGCACCTCGGCGAGGGCCCGGACGGCCTCCGCGGCGGAGGGAAAACGGTCCGCGGGCGCGAATGCGGTGGTCTTCGCGAACCAGGCGTCGAACGCAGGCGGGAACTCCACGCCCGCCAGCTCGGCGCGCGCGCTCGCCGGCTCCTGCGGGCCCCGGCACACCCTCGTGGCGAATGCAAATACATTCAGCCCCGATTCGGTTTCCTTGTACCAATAGGCTACACCGCAGAGGAGCGTGTAGGCGATCATGCCCAGGGCAAACACGTCGGTCGCGGGGGAGACGGACGAATCCTCGTCGAACTGCTCGGGCGCCATGTAAAGAGGTGTGCCCATCGAGCGCGTGGTGCCCGCTTGGGAGGCGCTTGCTGCCAAGATCTTGGCGATACCGAAATCGAGCACCTTGATGCGCGGGGGGCCGTCGTCGGGCGCGCACAAAAAGAGGTTGTCCGGCTTGAGGTCGCGGTGCACGATGCC
Protein-coding sequences here:
- a CDS encoding serine/threonine protein kinase — its product is MSAGPLSPGSVFADRYEVVRCIATGGMGAVYEVVHAETQRHCALKVMLPHCIQSDQLRGRFRQEARVAANVQSQHIVDVLDAGIDAPSGMPFLVMELLRGEDLGKRVRRLGPLSPTEVIEHLRQTALALDKTHRAGIVHRDLKPDNLFLCAPDDGPPRIKVLDFGIAKILAASASQAGTTRSMGTPLYMAPEQFDEDSSVSPATDVFALGMIAYTLLCGVAYWYKETESGLNVFAFATRVCRGPQEPASARAELAGVEFPPAFDAWFAKTTAFAPADRFPSAAEAVRALAEVLGQPAPSFPTTTGAGETPLPAQAPLGPARLRLVPTDRPALSKTGREAVTLTAPPAAPRAAPGGTAAAPDKPPRRIRNTTLLALGLLGVSALAARAFLAAPPTPPPTPTTEDTPPRGSASPPVIDVSPLPAPVPSPILPTTAEAPPSPSAVATPSPSPTPRASTSTKASARPPATSAATPTPRSTSIYVRD